Genomic window (Mycosarcoma maydis chromosome 5, whole genome shotgun sequence):
AGGCGTGCGAATCAAAAACGTAGACGTGGTGTCGACAAAGGAAGCCGCTAAGACGGTCGATCTGATTGGCGATACTGGTGATGCCACCACAGTGTCTATAAAAATCGGTTATTCGTCTAAGAAGTCAATGTTCAAAGACACACAAATTGCATTCAAGCTTGGTGCAAGCTAGCCTCACAAGGACATGGATTCAGTTGACAGATCCTCGGCGTCCCACCTTTGATACCACCAAATCCACACCACCAAAACCTTTAGTTAAGTTACCAAGGCACCCTCCTTCATCTGCGTAATTTATAAAAGCTGCACGTCTTGTCATAGGCAAATACTTATCTTACGCATGCCCGATGGTATGGCTTGATCTCCTTCATCAGCTGATCCGAAATGCGGATGAGCTGCCGCCGACTGCTGGGAAATGCCACCCAAAATCAGCCTCGAAGGACCTCGCCGAGAGACTGGATGGGCCAGGTGACATGAGCTGCGTCGAGTGTATCAATGTGGAGCAAGCGAAACTGGTGGCCTTGATGCTTCCAGAAAGCAAAGGCAGTCTTGCCTTGCAGCGACATCTTGTCGTGCAGCATGTCGCCTGGCTTGATAACACTAGTGAAATAAACTAGCGACTTGGTCGGCGCATTTTCGACGGAAGCAGGCTTTAGGGCATATTTACTGATTGGAATAACCCCAGTCGAGTGAGCATGCACGAgtgcgagcagctcgagactTTTGATCGTCTCGTATGAGCCAAGGTTTGTGCGATAGGATCGAACTTGCTTCTTCGGGTACAAGTCAAAGTACACCTTGACGGCTTTGTGCCAGTTTTCCCGATCCAACTCAGTCATCTGCGCCACGGCGCTGTAGATGGCGACACCGAGCCATCCGAAAAGGACCAAGAGTCTTACTTTTGGCATTGTGTTTTGACGGATGATCGAAAGACTCGAGATTGCAAGATGTAAGTGATGGCCAAAATGGACGGCTATGTGTTGGGCAATCAGAGCATTCTTCTCGCTTCGAAGCttctcattcacgattgcagatCAAGCATTTTATCTTTCACCGAGCCTTGCAGTTCAGTTGCACGAGTAAGAAATGCCAACCCAACGTGACCCGCCGAAAAAGACCTCCGACCTTGATGAAGCATCTGGGAAACGTAGCAAACAAAACATCCCCACCCCCTGCTTGTGGTGGGACCCAACTGAACCAGACATGAGACGTTAGCGCCCAAAATAGCTTCGACAAGCGTTCACGTGTCTGGCCCAATCTCTAGcacaatcaagaatcgtggACGGCTGACTCCATTGTGTGATTGAGGCCCAAAAGGGAACTTGAAATTGACTATGACATGGCGATAATCCGCACAAAGAGATGCTCGATACGGAGCAATTAATAGCAAACGAGAAATGAGAAAGCTAAGCAGGAAGAATTGACAGGAGAACGACAGCTCGCCTCCGTGCTAGATTGGTCGAATTCGGGATGCCCCCTTCCCAAGGACCTCGTTGAATGGAGTCAGCTGATAGTTGGCTCCTAGATTTCTGACATAATCGATCTTGAGCGGTTTGGATACTCCATTCTCGTGTCTCCAAAAGATGAGAGCCTCGTAGTCCATGCGGTTGTTTTCAAGCATCATTTCGCGGGCAAGCTGGTCTCCGGCGCCTCTTGACTGAATGGGTGTGCTGAAGTATGTAACCTTGCGCCCAAAGTTGAGCGGGTTGGAGTATGAGCCAATCTTGATGACGCCGTCTCGTTGGGCTCTTTCAATCCAGCGTTCTCTCATCGTACCATCGCGCCATTCGCGTTGAGGATCAGCCTTGAAGCTTTTCACTCTCGTCATGGGCCAGACGTTGTGCGCATCTTCGTACTTTTGTTTGGCCATGTCGTAGTACATCTTGTCAATGGGGTTCAAAACACCTGTTACCAGTGAAGCATAAGCCAGTACCAAGGTTACAAGCAGCGGAACAAGGAAGAAGAATCGAGTAGTAGACATGCTCGCCTTTCGCCGGGAGAGGACGTTGGAATTTCGTTGGCGCTTTGAACTTTTGGAGGGTGGTATCGAGCCGGGTAGGCTGTTGTTTGTCCTCAACAACCCATTTATACGTAAGGCTCATAATTTGGAGACTAGCAAAGGTCAATTACGTCTGAAAAGCTACCCCTATTTAACTGATTGGGCTCTCAATAGCATGTTACATTGAACGTGGTTCGTTTGTGGGTGGATCAAGCTGCATGCACGTTGCAAAGGGAGTTCCAGGACCTCAGGTTTCCCTTCAGTGTCCACGAAGCTCCTCATGAAGCATAAGAACCGCTCCTCACACCACCGGGTGTACCTTTTCGAAACGGTGATGGAGAAGAGCGTTTAAGGACTCGAGATTGTAATTGGCGCCAAAGTGTGTGAGAAAGTCGACTTTCAGCGGCGTGAAAGAGCCACCGACGTGTTTCCAGAAGATGGCCGCCTCCTTTGGCTGCTGTCCACCGTCAATGGGCAGAGAAGCGCGCAAACGCATCTGGTTCGACAATGGATCGTTGAGGTCGGGTCGAATGAACGTGGAAAAATAGGTCACCTTGCGACCTAACCAATCGGTTCCTGAGCCCACGTGCAAACCGCCTGTTGTCTCAGCTCGAGAAAACCATTTCCGTTTCATTGCGCCCTTTCGCCACTCTTGTTGCGGATCTGGCTCCCATTGAAGTCGGTGGTAAAAGCCAACGCTTTGCTCGCTTGCGATCCAGTATCGTGTCTGAGCTAGATTGTACATCTCCAGATCTTTACCTGTCAAAGGCTGCCCAACTACAGTCAAGGTAAAGACCACGATCCAAAACAAAGACAGAGTAAGGGGCTGAAAATGGATGGCCATATCGGCAAGATGGCTAACAATGGGTTCAGGAGCTATAATGCTTAGGCAGCAGGTACGTTGGCACCGACTTCGACAGTCTTTATAGGAAGCAGCATGGCCTTTGATCCTCATAATCACACAGAGGCCCCACTTGTCGCTAGTGGGCGTTGTCGAATTATCCTGGACCATAGGCGAAGTGGGCTACTAAACATCCAGCCACTGTCGTCTTGTGTCTCGTTGTGACGCACACTTGTATGATGCGCATTATGGTGGGTTTCAAGGCCACACAACGCCACCCACCAAGCTGTGACGAATGCAGACTTGATATAAACCATGAAACCATGACGATTGGCGGAAAAATCGGCCACTTCCGGAACTACATGATCTCAAAGCCGTAGTTTGCGATCAAGACGACTTCTCCTGTCCAGGAGAGCAATGGTAATCTCGATTTAGAAGTGCATCCTGAGTAGTTTTTCGGACGTCTTGCAAGTGTTCGAGTCATTCATCTCCGAGGGTTTACATCAACACCAATTAGAGTCCTGTGAGGGCATGCGGTAGTTCTGTGCATGCAGGCTTCCTCACACTGCCTGGGTGCTCCGATTGAtggagctgctgcctgtTGACATTGCTGATTTGgtcgacaagatcaagcaaGATTGACAATAGCTCCAAAAACGGCCTTGCAAATCCTTGAAGTCATGAACTGTGCCGATGCTGAGGTGGCTCCGACGCGTAACGATCGAAGAGGAACGCGGGTCGCATACTAAGCGATCCAGGACCACATAGTAAGCCTATTTGTCAAATACCACGGTGGTCAGCGCTGGAAGCGTGATTGGGAACATAAGTTGAGATTCAGAACAGGCGGGAGGTCGATTGCGCTTCTCCCGTTTCTCTGTTCTGCCTTGTCAATTCTGACACTAATCAACAGAGGCACAATGAACGGATCGTTGTGACGCGACCAAAAGTGTCTCCACACAAGCTTGCTCTATGTAAGAAAGGCTGCTGTATGTGATTCGATCGCGAACAGTAAGACGAGGCTACTGAGATGGGCTTAAGTCAGTTCGACGATGAGATTGGACGCGGTCGAGACTAGTCCTTGAAAGGAGCCTATGTGATTTTTGGCTTGATTTCCCAAAAGAGCGGAGGATTGTCGTTCTGACCGTGGGAGCAACATCCGTCTAAATCACCAGAATGCCTGCAGAGCTTCGATTCCGGAGAAGACATACTAATcgttaatcacgaatttctCGCATGCAATGGATAGCGATCCCAAGGCAGTCTGACAACTCGCAGTCCATTCACGACCAATTCAGGTCGACAGgcctcgctgctgcagaaTGCCATTAGGAGAAGAGAGATAGAAATACAAGCCGATTGCTGGAATGCAATGCGATAGACAAAGCGATGTAGAGATATGTTGCAGATAGTGCTCGAGCGTTCAGTCGGCTTTGCGAGTGTCGCTGGCACGGGAGGATGATCGGCGTAGTTGGTCTCGATCGATAGggtcgaggatgtcgagatccTGCATCATGCGCTCGCGGTTGAGGGCCAGCACCTTCGCGGCTTTGCTTCCGACGGGTCTGTTGGGTTTGGCGTCTAGATTAAGGCCGGATTGGTTTGACTTTGATGGTGAAATGAAGCCCTCGGAGGTATGCGTGTAGATGCCATTAGAATCCGGATAGGAGGAGTAGACCGAGCCGCCTCTGGAAGTTGTGCTGAACTTGCTGTTGATCTTccaagacgagctcgaggccTCCGTTTCTGTGATGCTATGCGTAGAGTGGGACTGTGATTCTTTgaaagcgtcgagcagctgctgcttttcGTCGTTGCTCTGATCATCGTGGTCGTCTGCATCGTGCTCGGCATGACCGAGACCGTTCGTCGGCGCAAACTCCGAAGGTTCGCTGAAATGGTACATGATCCACGCAAAaacgacgacaagaaaTATGCACGGGATGATCAGAAACGCCCATGAAAGCGAAATGATTGTATTGGGAGCATCTTCGTGCGTGTTTGCATCtgcggcagctgctccgATCATGTCTTTGGCTGCTTCGACGAAGGGCATCTTTACGCTGCACCAGCCTTGCGGAGTTGATTCTTAGAAGTCGGCGGTCGAAGGGCAGACGTTGTGCGCAAGAACAGAGAACGCACACACGCCGCTGAGTCCGATGCGTCAAGGGGTGAAGGGAAGCGAGTAAGTTTCGAATAGAGACGAAAGCGCCGACGAAATCCTGAACAACCTAGTTGTTTCGATACGATCCGATCAAGCCCACCTCTGATAAGTTCTCGACGGCTATGAGATGTACTGAAAGAGAAAAATGGCCTTGATTAATGTAGTTGTGACGGAAGCCAGTCGGTTGATCAGTACACAGATCAAGTTTCGCTATGGTGCATGCTTggcgaatcacgaatgtcaaGTGCACACCAGAACACAAGagagagtcgtgaatcgtgaataaagCAGCCACCTGGCATATCACGTATCGGGCGCGGTATTGCCCACATCGAAAGAGAACGGGAGCTTGGGAACCGGttcgtgacttgtgatTATTCAAGATTAATTTggaaagtcacgagtaagatgcacaatcgtgaatatcgtgataatcacgaatacgaACGTgaatatcgtgaatgtgtACGGGAGCACATCGTGGTTCTGtgaactcgtgactcatgACCTGTTCAGGGTTTTATTTCACCATGTTATACCTCAACCAACTCACTGTGCTACTCGAAAACCCTCACGACTGGAAggcgaatcgtgaattcaccaatcacgatttgcgTGTCGAAGtgcactcaccactcacgactgtcacGAGTGCCGTgtgtctgctgctgtgtcGTGTGTGTTGTCGCGCCAGTCTTGAGTAATTCCTgaaatcaagaatcacgaatcacgaatggtcAGCAGACGCTCGGCAACTCGGAACAACCGTTCGGTCACCGCTTCGTCTCCGCACGCCTTTTAGACCGGTTTGAGCTGAGAACCCCACAATTAACATAACAATCCAGATTGTGAACGCTGCAGTGGCCAAATGGCAATCCTTCGCCGCTGATCGTGACCCCTGGGTCGCCATCTCAatccaccaccatcccTTCGCAATCTTCACCCCAGACACCGCCTAACACAGAAGCCAATATGCCGAAACCAGGACCTGCCAGTCGAAGCAGCATTGCCAATCTCATGCGGCTCTCGCATGTTGCTGGCTGCCCCTGCCACGGCTGCTCAGTCGCGCGTGGTGGTGCCAACCTCGCACGTGCCGGTCTCAACATGATCAGCAAACACAATGCTCAACCAGGCGCCAACTCCCGTGGCTACGCTACTCCGGTCGATAATCTCGTTCAGAAAGAGTACGCGTTTGAACTTGCCGCTTCCAACGTTCGCTTTGGTGAAGGTGTGACCAACGAAGTGGGTATGGACTTTGCCAACATGAAAGCGCGCAAGGTGGGTGTTTTCACCGATGCGACAGTGAGGAACCTTACTGCTATGAAGCAAAGTATCCAAGGCCTCGAACAGGCTGGTGTCAAGTACGAGATTTTCGACAAGGTTCGAGTGGAGCCTAATGAGCAGTCCTGGCAAGAGGCGATCCAGTTTGCGAGAAAGCAGGACTTTTCGCATTTCTTAGCTGTGGGTGGCGGCAGTGTTATGGACACATGCAAGGTGGCCAACCTGTTCACTTGCTATCCGGACGCGGACCTGCTGGAGTTTGTCAATGCCCCAATTGGTAGAGGCACACCGATCGACAAGGTGCTTAGGCCTCTGCTCTGTGTGCCCACCACTGCCGGTACGGGCTCCGAGACAACAGGTACGGCCATCTTTGATCATACAGCGACCGAGTCCAAGACGGGCATTGCTTCACGTGCGCTTCGACCTCTGTTGGGCATCGTTGACCCGCTCAACACCGAGACGTGCCCCACCGCTGTGCACGTGAGTGCTGGGTTGGACGTTCTCTTCCACGCACTCGAGAGTTATACAGCCATCCCGTACAACGAGCGCACGCCCCGACCAGCGAACCCGCTCCAACGACCCGCCTATCAGGGTCGCAACCCCATCTCGGACGTCTTTTCGCTCTGggcgctcaagcagacGGTCAAGTACCTGCCTCGTGTCGCACGTGACCGCACCGATGCAGAAGCACGTGGGCAGATGCTCCTCGCCGCCACGTTCGCCGGTATCGGATTCGGCAACGCCGGCGTCCACCTCTGCCACGGCATGTCGTACCCCATCTCTGGTCTCAACAAGAAGATTGCCAAGTACCAGCATCCGGGATACGAAGTCGACCATCCCATCGTACCTCACGGCGTATCGGTCGCACTTACCGGCCCCGCTGTGTTTGACTTTACCGCCCCCTCCGCACCCGACCGTCATCGCGAGGTGGCTGCCATCTTTGATGGTTACCAGAACGGAAGCGAGAGCGCCGATATTGCCCGCTTGCCAGATGCCGAAGTGGGTTCGCTGGTGTACGATAGAATTGCCAAGTTTTTGGCTGATCTGGGCGTACCAAGGGGTCTGGAAAAGGTCGGATACAAGCAAGAGCACGTGGACGCACTCGTCAAGGGTACGATCCCCCAAAGGAGGGTCTTGGATCTTGCCCCAGGTATTGGGGACGTGTTGGGCGCTGATGGGCACGAACACTTGGCTCGCATCTTGGAAAAGTCTCGTAAGTATTCGATTGACAGATGTCAGCATGGTTCGCTGCGGCCGAATGTTTGATGGCTGACCGAGATTTTTCATTTttcttgaatcgtgataAAACAGTCTCGTactagtcgtgagtggaagGCTGGCTAAATTTGCAAACACCGCTTCAATTCAAACTCGATCCATCTGAATGCATATGGTGAAGTGTGAAGACAGCGCTGAAACGTTTCTCGTACTATGTGTTGAAACGGAAGAATTCAGCGACGTTTGTGCGGTCTGAGGTAATTCTGAGCGAGAGAATTGCACCGATACAAGTGGgagccgctgctgctgataTCTACGGCGTTTGGTCGCGGTGACGGCGTTGTGTTTGTTTGTGGGGCGCTTTCGCACTCATGACTTGGAATACGGCTATTCGCAGACACTGATAGACTGTGGGCCGGAAACCAAGATGGCGCGTGAAATTGCACGGTTTCAGCAAATTTCTCTCTGTCGTTCTGCCATGATATGCCAGATTCGAATTCAGCGTCGGTTTAGACACCGCTCATGTGGAGAAAGTTGTGCATCTGGCTTCCAACACCAGCTTACAAAAAGAGCTGAAAGAGTTACATGTGTCTAGCTCTCACGAATTCGCATCCGTCataccaccatcaccatcgtAGACGCTTTCGTTTTTGTGACCGCCATGTCATCTGCCATCTACTCGCTTCCGTTCGCCAAAGACATCATTTCGTCGATCACGGGCGGCAAGGACCCCTTGTACAACCTGTCGTGGGCAGGTGTACCACTctctctgctgctcgccgcCATCCCTCATTGGTACACAATCTATCTCGCCGAATCTAACAAGGTGCAGGGCGGATGGTCCAACGTCAACCCGCGCTTCTGGGTGCAGTCCTTGATCGCTAAAGGTCAAACCAAGAAATTGACGCCGCTGGAACTGCAAATCTTGCGTGGTCAGAGCTGCCAAGCGAATTCGTTCGAGAACGTGCCGCTGTTCGTAGCGTCGCTGCTCTGGGCCAACTACACTGGGCTGCAAGTGGGTACGATCAACAACTTTGTGGTCGGATACTTGGTGAGCAGGGCTATTTATACACTGCTCTATCTGAAGACCACTGGCAAGGCCGAGAGCTTTGCTAGGACATTGGTGTTCAACTTTGGCATCGTGTGGATCATCACTATCTGGCTCAAGGGCGCTTGGAAAATAAGCCCTGTTCTCAAGTAGAGTCTCACCAGTCATGCACGCATACACGAGGTCCCGCTGCCATCTACCACAGCTTGTCATCTAATCTGCGCATATCAGCCTCGAGACGAAGCGGCAATGCACCCACAAAACCATCTTCCGACACGGCAACTTTGCTGTTTGTACGCACTTGTAGCATTTGATTGACATCTACGTTTCGTTTACACTCAATCGCAAACCAATTTACAACTTGGAAGCGAACCTCGCCCTCAACACGTTCTTCTGCACCTTACCCGTGCTCGTCTTGGGCAACTCGTCTACGATGTCGAACCACTCGGGCACGGCAAAGCCAGACATCCTGTCTTTACAATGCTTCTTCAACGATTGTATGAATGCTCTGTTTTCGTGGCTGCCGTGtttcttgatctcgtcaaTGTTTCGTTTCGCCTTGGCCTGTTCGGTCAGTACGACAAATGCCTGGCCTCTCTCGCCCCATTTCTCGTGCGGGCGCGCGATGACACAGCATTCCAGCACGTCGGTGTGGGCTGCGAGTTCTTGTTCCACCATGAGACTCGAGATGTTTTCACCACCTGAGATGATAATGTCTTTACCACGGTCAAGGATCTGAATTTCGCCTCCTGGGTGTCGAACAGCCAGGTCTCCGGTGTGGAACCAGCCCTTGATGATCGCCTTGTTCGTCGCAGCGGTATCGTTGTAATAGCCAATCATGACCATGTtaccacgaatcacgatcTCGCCCGTCTCCTGACCGTTGCGTTGTACATCAATCAGATCGTCACTAGACGAATCGGTGCTGCTCTCGGTTCGAACCACGCGAACCTCGTCGGATGTGAGGTAGGAATGTCCCTGGCGAGCCATCATCCTTGCTCGTGaatcgacgtcgagcttggcccATTCGGGTTCAAAGTATCTCCTGGTAAACGGACCGTAGGTCTCGGTCAAGCCGTAGACGTGGACAGGATGAAGATTGAGCGATTCCATCTTGGCGAGTAGGTTGGCGGTGGGGGCAGACgcagcgacggcgacgTTGACGCGACGCTCTAGTTTGCGTGCGGCCGGGTGGTTTACGAGTCCGATTTGCACGGTGGGTGCACCACAGTAGTGAGAGATGTTGTGGTTCACAAGTGCGTGCCAGATGACGGCGTTGTCGACTTTGCGGATCGTGTGGTGCGTTGCCAGCGATGCCGTCACTGCCCACGGATACGTCCAGCCACACGCGTGGAACATGGGTAGAACCCAGAGGTAGACACTTTCTTGGGTGATGTTGGCTTCAAACGCATTGGCGACCGCCGCCAGATACGCGCCACGATGGTTGGTCAATACTCCCTTTGGTCGACCAGTGGTACCGGATGTGTAGCACAGTGCTATCGgctgctcttcgtcgtGCGGAGCGCAGAGCAGCTTCCATCCGGTTTTCGGTTC
Coding sequences:
- a CDS encoding putative alcohol dehydrogenase, encoding MPKPGPASRSSIANLMRLSHVAGCPCHGCSVARGGANLARAGLNMISKHNAQPGANSRGYATPVDNLVQKEYAFELAASNVRFGEGVTNEVGMDFANMKARKVGVFTDATVRNLTAMKQSIQGLEQAGVKYEIFDKVRVEPNEQSWQEAIQFARKQDFSHFLAVGGGSVMDTCKVANLFTCYPDADLLEFVNAPIGRGTPIDKVLRPLLCVPTTAGTGSETTGTAIFDHTATESKTGIASRALRPLLGIVDPLNTETCPTAVHVSAGLDVLFHALESYTAIPYNERTPRPANPLQRPAYQGRNPISDVFSLWALKQTVKYLPRVARDRTDAEARGQMLLAATFAGIGFGNAGVHLCHGMSYPISGLNKKIAKYQHPGYEVDHPIVPHGVSVALTGPAVFDFTAPSAPDRHREVAAIFDGYQNGSESADIARLPDAEVGSLVYDRIAKFLADLGVPRGLEKVGYKQEHVDALVKGTIPQRRVLDLAPGIGDVLGADGHEHLARILEKSLSY
- a CDS encoding uncharacterized protein (related to AMP-binding protein), which encodes MPYAPPRSSRAPTSIPFELSLSTHPNAPHHRSSLTPVAFLLRAALIAPRKLAIAHPERGYSFTYEQWAARCLSLAFGLLSVPGFKTGDRVAVISPNAPLIADAHWSIPAAGGIITPINIRNTPKEVAYVLEHSGSTIILCDHEFTHLVPENPGNRVTVIISRDSGGQDASDDYERFLDRGWQEWQRAEQAELEKYRARSKRGAEPKTGWKLLCAPHDEEQPIALCYTSGTTGRPKGVLTNHRGAYLAAVANAFEANITQESVYLWVLPMFHACGWTYPWAVTASLATHHTIRKVDNAVIWHALVNHNISHYCGAPTVQIGLVNHPAARKLERRVNVAVAASAPTANLLAKMESLNLHPVHVYGLTETYGPFTRRYFEPEWAKLDVDSRARMMARQGHSYLTSDEVRVVRTESSTDSSSDDLIDVQRNGQETGEIVIRGNMVMIGYYNDTAATNKAIIKGWFHTGDLAVRHPGGEIQILDRGKDIIISGGENISSLMVEQELAAHTDVLECCVIARPHEKWGERGQAFVVLTEQAKAKRNIDEIKKHGSHENRAFIQSLKKHCKDRMSGFAVPEWFDIVDELPKTSTGKVQKNVLRARFASKL